In one Fusobacterium simiae genomic region, the following are encoded:
- a CDS encoding DUF4911 domain-containing protein, with the protein MKKSYEFLIQSKREDIDFINKIVEAYEGAGVVRTLDPIKGIISVISTDDFKDFMRDVLVDLGNKWVDLKIIEEGAWKGTL; encoded by the coding sequence ATGAAGAAAAGCTATGAGTTTTTAATACAAAGCAAAAGAGAAGATATAGATTTCATAAATAAAATTGTGGAGGCCTATGAAGGAGCAGGGGTTGTAAGAACTCTTGACCCAATAAAAGGAATAATAAGTGTTATATCAACAGATGATTTTAAAGATTTTATGAGAGATGTATTAGTGGATTTAGGTAATAAATGGGTAGATTTAAAAATTATTGAGGAAGGTGCTTGGAAAGGTACTTTATAA
- a CDS encoding DUF2262 domain-containing protein, with protein MEKLEEIHKEILNGNINILKNFPLLYCLSENKEDFVVLRKGRVVKKENCIKYFFPNSESNENNGIYCLIWGRKNEGSYGIGGTPVPDNFTIKEMKFENDRLSLLSTKDEKIVATLKQFNKALQKIWSNFTMDELSAAFRQAPNTVLDEIKKENMPNTITIKDFGRFSYKKEDKAYKLVKEEIEYYFSAENKEELKKVKNIFSNIKLTKFIGKAKEYTVNKLLELKKKLWLEEDEKEVTKKDFKDRMKFTSLYVFSESVNFYFDDGNLFWGHAIEVTANQNLEFIDANIVG; from the coding sequence ATGGAAAAACTTGAAGAAATTCATAAAGAAATATTAAATGGAAATATAAATATATTAAAAAATTTTCCTTTACTTTATTGTCTTTCTGAAAATAAAGAAGATTTTGTTGTGTTAAGAAAGGGAAGAGTCGTAAAAAAGGAAAATTGTATAAAATACTTTTTTCCAAATTCAGAAAGCAATGAAAACAATGGTATATATTGCTTGATATGGGGGCGTAAAAATGAAGGTAGCTATGGTATAGGTGGTACACCAGTGCCAGATAATTTCACTATAAAAGAAATGAAATTTGAAAATGATAGACTTTCTTTATTAAGTACAAAGGATGAAAAAATAGTAGCTACATTAAAACAATTCAATAAGGCTTTACAAAAGATATGGAGTAATTTCACTATGGATGAATTATCTGCTGCTTTTAGACAAGCTCCTAATACTGTTTTAGATGAAATTAAAAAAGAGAATATGCCAAACACCATTACTATTAAAGATTTTGGTAGATTCTCATATAAAAAAGAAGATAAGGCTTACAAATTAGTTAAAGAAGAAATTGAATATTATTTTTCTGCTGAAAATAAAGAAGAATTGAAAAAGGTAAAAAATATTTTTTCAAATATCAAACTTACAAAGTTTATAGGAAAAGCTAAGGAATATACAGTTAATAAACTTTTGGAATTGAAAAAGAAGTTGTGGTTAGAAGAAGATGAAAAAGAAGTTACAAAAAAAGATTTTAAAGATAGAATGAAATTTACAAGTCTTTATGTCTTTAGTGAGTCAGTTAATTTTTATTTTGATGATGGTAATTTATTTTGGGGACACGCTATTGAAGTTACTGCCAATCAAAATTTAGAATTTATTGATGCAAATATAGTTGGTTAA
- a CDS encoding DUF695 domain-containing protein — MKQNFNEIKQNWNFYMCRVDDKPASIRLNLALSDIAPVKDYKHRISIFIKMNNPTEDGLSSNEEYPILCDIEDEVINKLETLEDIFAGTVKSQGRLELYVFTKNPEKSEELCKEAFKKFPNYQWKCYIDEDKEWDFYFNFLYPDIYSYQAMMNRSVIENLMNQGDNLEKEREIDHWLYFSSEENINLAIKKFEELGYKVLSSKKLDDENNYPYQLNISRIDNAIYNHVNEIVWKLIEIVESLDGYYDGWGCDITK; from the coding sequence TTGAAACAAAATTTTAATGAAATCAAACAAAACTGGAACTTTTATATGTGTAGAGTAGATGATAAGCCTGCTTCTATCCGTCTTAACTTAGCTTTATCTGATATTGCACCTGTTAAAGATTATAAACATAGAATTAGTATCTTCATAAAAATGAATAATCCTACTGAAGATGGACTTTCATCTAATGAAGAATATCCAATACTGTGTGATATTGAAGATGAAGTTATAAATAAATTAGAAACTTTGGAAGACATATTTGCAGGAACTGTAAAATCACAAGGAAGACTAGAACTTTATGTTTTTACTAAAAATCCTGAAAAAAGTGAAGAGCTTTGTAAAGAAGCGTTTAAAAAGTTTCCAAATTATCAATGGAAATGTTATATAGATGAAGATAAAGAATGGGATTTTTATTTTAATTTTCTTTACCCTGATATATATTCTTACCAAGCAATGATGAATAGATCTGTTATAGAGAATTTAATGAATCAGGGAGATAATTTAGAAAAAGAGCGTGAAATAGATCACTGGCTTTATTTTTCTTCAGAAGAAAATATAAATTTAGCTATTAAAAAATTTGAAGAATTAGGTTATAAAGTTCTTTCAAGTAAAAAATTAGATGATGAAAACAACTATCCTTATCAACTTAACATTTCAAGAATAGATAATGCTATATATAATCATGTAAATGAAATTGTATGGAAACTCATAGAAATTGTAGAATCTTTAGATGGATATTATGATGGTTGGGGATGTGATATCACAAAATAG
- the hisS gene encoding histidine--tRNA ligase: MKLIKAVRGTKDIIGEEAVKYIYISNVAQKMFENYGYNFVKTPIFEETELFKRGIGEATDVVEKEMYTFKDRGDRSITLRPENTASLVRCYLENAIYNKEDISRFYYNGSMFRYERPQAGRQREFNQIGIEVFGEKSPKVDAEVIAIGYKFLEKLGITDLEVKINSVGSKESRTIYREKLVEHFSKHLDDMCEDCKDRINRNPLRLLDCKVDGDKDFYKSAPNIIDYLFEDERKHYEDVKKYLDVFGIKYTEDPTLVRGLDYYSSTVFEIVTNKLGSQGTVLGGGRYDNLLKELGDKDIPAVGFATGVERIMMLLGENYPKNNPDVYIAWLGENTSETAIKIAESLRDNNIKVYIDYSEKGMKSQMKKADKLAVKYCIILGEDELNKGIVLLKDFSTREQKEVKIEEIVNQIK, encoded by the coding sequence ATGAAATTGATAAAAGCTGTTAGAGGAACAAAAGATATTATTGGAGAGGAAGCTGTAAAGTATATTTATATTTCAAATGTTGCTCAAAAAATGTTTGAAAACTATGGTTATAATTTTGTTAAAACTCCAATTTTTGAAGAAACTGAATTATTTAAAAGAGGTATAGGTGAAGCAACAGATGTTGTTGAAAAAGAAATGTACACTTTTAAAGACAGAGGAGATAGATCTATAACTCTAAGACCTGAAAATACTGCTTCTTTAGTGAGATGTTATCTTGAAAATGCTATCTATAATAAGGAAGATATCAGTAGATTTTACTATAATGGTTCTATGTTTAGATATGAAAGACCCCAAGCTGGTAGACAAAGAGAATTTAATCAAATAGGTATTGAAGTTTTTGGAGAAAAATCTCCTAAAGTTGATGCAGAAGTTATTGCTATTGGATATAAATTTCTTGAAAAATTAGGAATAACTGATTTGGAAGTAAAAATTAATTCTGTTGGTTCCAAAGAATCTCGTACTATTTATAGAGAAAAATTGGTAGAACATTTTTCAAAACATTTAGATGATATGTGTGAAGATTGTAAGGATAGAATAAATAGAAATCCTTTAAGACTTTTAGATTGTAAAGTAGATGGAGATAAAGATTTCTATAAATCTGCTCCAAATATAATAGATTACCTTTTTGAAGATGAAAGAAAACACTATGAAGATGTAAAAAAATATTTAGATGTATTTGGAATAAAATATACAGAAGACCCTACTCTTGTTAGAGGACTTGATTATTATTCAAGTACAGTTTTTGAAATTGTAACTAATAAACTAGGTTCACAAGGAACAGTTCTAGGTGGTGGAAGATATGATAATCTTTTAAAAGAATTAGGTGATAAAGATATTCCTGCTGTCGGCTTTGCAACTGGTGTTGAAAGAATCATGATGCTTCTTGGAGAAAATTACCCTAAGAACAACCCAGATGTATACATAGCTTGGTTAGGAGAAAATACTTCAGAAACTGCAATAAAAATTGCTGAATCTTTAAGAGATAATAATATAAAAGTTTATATTGATTATTCAGAAAAGGGTATGAAATCTCAAATGAAAAAGGCTGATAAATTAGCTGTTAAATATTGTATAATTCTTGGAGAAGATGAACTTAATAAAGGTATAGTTTTATTAAAAGATTTCTCTACAAGAGAACAAAAAGAAGTAAAAATTGAAGAAATTGTAAATCAAATTAAATAG
- the hpt gene encoding hypoxanthine phosphoribosyltransferase: MKYKIENLIDKESVEKRIKELAREIERDYAGEEIYCVGLLKGSVIFLSDLVKELNLPVIIDFMSVSSYGSETVSSGDVKILKDTDLDLRGKNVLIVEDIIDTGLTLEYVIKYFKEGKGVKNLRTCTLLNKPDRRKVDVKVDYIGFNVPDKFVIGYGLDYDQKYRNLPYIAVVIPE, encoded by the coding sequence GTGAAATACAAAATTGAAAATTTGATTGATAAAGAATCAGTAGAGAAAAGAATAAAAGAGTTAGCAAGAGAAATTGAAAGGGATTATGCAGGTGAAGAAATTTATTGTGTAGGACTATTAAAAGGTTCTGTTATATTTTTAAGTGATTTAGTAAAAGAGTTAAATCTTCCAGTTATAATAGATTTTATGTCAGTTTCTAGCTATGGAAGTGAAACAGTTAGCAGTGGAGATGTGAAAATTTTAAAAGATACTGATTTAGATTTAAGAGGAAAAAATGTTTTAATAGTTGAGGATATAATTGATACAGGTTTAACTTTAGAATATGTAATAAAATATTTTAAAGAAGGAAAGGGTGTTAAAAACCTTAGAACTTGTACATTGTTAAATAAACCTGATAGAAGAAAAGTAGATGTAAAAGTTGATTATATAGGCTTTAATGTTCCAGATAAATTTGTAATTGGATATGGGCTTGATTATGACCAAAAATATAGAAATTTACCATATATAGCTGTTGTTATTCCTGAATAG
- the aspS gene encoding aspartate--tRNA ligase: protein MVYRTHNLGELRVKNIGEIVTLSGWVDTKRNVSTSLTFIDLRDREGKTQIVFNNDLLSEKVLEEVQKLKSESVIKVVGEVKERSNKNLNIPTGEIEVFAKEIEILNACDTLPFQISGIDDNLSENMRLTYRYLDIRRSKMLNNLKMRHKMIMSIRNYMDKAGFLDVDTPVLTKSTPEGARDFLVPSRTNPGTFYALPQSPQLFKQLLMIGGVEKYFQIAKCFRDEDLRADRQPEFTQLDIEMSFVEKEDVMNEIEGLAKYVFKNVTGEEANYTFQRMPYAEAMDRFGSDKPDLRFSVELKDLSDIVKNSSFNAFSSTVQNGGLVKAVVAPNATDRFSRKVISEYEEYVKTYFGAKGLAYIKLTADGITSPIAKFLSEDEMKAIIEKTEAKTGDVIFIVADKKKVVTSALGALRLKIGKDLDLINKDDFKFLWVTDFPMFGYDEEEQRYKAEHHPFTSIKAEDLDKFLAGQTEDIRTNTYDLVLNGSEIGGGSIRIFNPQIQSMVFDRLGLSQEEAKAKFGFFLDAFKYGAPPHGGLAFGIDRWLMVMLREESIRDVIPFPKTNKGQCLMTGAPNTVDEKQLEELFIKSTYEK from the coding sequence ATGGTATACAGAACACATAATTTAGGTGAATTAAGAGTAAAAAATATTGGAGAGATTGTAACTCTATCAGGTTGGGTTGACACAAAGAGAAATGTCAGTACAAGCCTTACTTTTATTGATTTAAGAGATAGGGAAGGAAAAACTCAAATAGTTTTTAATAATGATCTTCTTTCAGAAAAAGTTTTAGAAGAAGTACAAAAATTAAAGTCAGAATCTGTCATCAAAGTTGTTGGAGAAGTTAAAGAAAGGTCTAATAAAAATCTTAATATACCAACAGGAGAAATAGAAGTTTTTGCAAAAGAAATTGAAATTTTAAATGCTTGTGATACATTACCTTTCCAAATTTCTGGTATAGATGATAATTTAAGTGAAAATATGAGATTGACTTACAGATATCTTGATATTAGAAGAAGTAAAATGTTAAACAACTTAAAAATGCGTCATAAAATGATAATGTCTATCAGAAATTATATGGATAAAGCAGGATTTTTAGATGTAGATACTCCTGTACTTACAAAATCTACTCCTGAGGGAGCAAGAGATTTCTTAGTTCCTAGTAGAACAAACCCAGGAACATTTTATGCTTTACCTCAATCTCCACAACTTTTTAAACAACTTTTAATGATAGGTGGAGTTGAAAAATATTTCCAAATAGCTAAATGTTTTAGAGATGAAGATTTAAGAGCAGATAGACAACCTGAATTCACTCAACTTGATATAGAAATGTCTTTTGTAGAAAAAGAAGATGTTATGAATGAAATAGAAGGTTTAGCAAAATATGTATTTAAAAATGTAACTGGTGAAGAAGCTAACTACACTTTCCAAAGAATGCCTTATGCAGAAGCTATGGATAGATTTGGTTCTGATAAACCAGATTTAAGATTTTCAGTTGAATTAAAAGACTTATCTGATATAGTAAAAAATTCATCTTTTAATGCTTTTAGTTCTACTGTTCAAAATGGTGGACTTGTTAAAGCAGTTGTTGCACCTAATGCAACAGATAGATTTTCAAGAAAAGTTATATCTGAATATGAAGAATATGTTAAAACATATTTTGGAGCAAAAGGACTTGCTTATATAAAACTTACAGCTGACGGAATAACTTCTCCTATTGCAAAATTTTTAAGTGAAGATGAAATGAAAGCTATAATTGAAAAAACAGAAGCTAAAACAGGAGATGTAATTTTTATAGTTGCTGATAAGAAAAAGGTTGTAACTTCTGCACTTGGAGCATTAAGATTAAAAATAGGTAAAGATTTAGATTTGATAAATAAAGATGATTTTAAATTCTTATGGGTTACTGATTTTCCTATGTTTGGTTATGATGAAGAAGAACAAAGATATAAGGCAGAACACCATCCATTTACTTCTATAAAAGCTGAGGACTTAGATAAGTTTTTAGCAGGACAAACAGAAGATATTAGAACTAATACTTATGACTTAGTTTTAAATGGTTCTGAAATAGGTGGAGGTTCTATAAGAATATTTAATCCACAAATTCAATCTATGGTTTTTGATAGGTTAGGACTTTCTCAGGAAGAAGCAAAAGCTAAATTTGGTTTCTTCTTAGATGCTTTCAAATATGGTGCTCCTCCTCATGGTGGATTGGCATTTGGTATTGATAGATGGCTTATGGTTATGTTAAGAGAAGAATCTATAAGAGATGTAATTCCTTTCCCTAAAACAAATAAAGGGCAATGTTTGATGACAGGGGCTCCTAACACTGTTGATGAAAAACAATTGGAAGAATTATTTATAAAATCTACTTATGAAAAATAA
- a CDS encoding transketolase yields the protein MKDISFLKEKAKEIRKSIVSMIAEAKSGHPGGSLSATDILTALYFSEMNIDPSNPKMERRDRFVLSKGHAAPALYATLAEKGYFSKDELLTLRKFGSRLQGHPDMKKLPGIEISTGSLGQGLSVANGMALNAKVFDENYRTYVILGDGEVQEGQIWEAAMTAAHYKLDNLCAFLDSNNLQIDGNVTEIMGVEPLDKKWEAFGWNVIKIDGHDFEQILSALDKAKKHKGKPTMIIAKTIKGKGVSFMENVCSFHGVAPTLEELERALAELA from the coding sequence ATGAAAGATATTAGTTTTTTAAAAGAAAAAGCTAAAGAAATTAGAAAGTCTATTGTTTCTATGATAGCTGAGGCAAAATCAGGACATCCAGGTGGTTCTTTATCTGCAACTGATATTTTAACAGCACTTTATTTTTCAGAAATGAATATAGACCCTTCTAATCCTAAAATGGAAAGGAGAGATAGATTTGTTCTTTCAAAGGGACATGCTGCACCAGCACTTTATGCTACTTTAGCTGAAAAAGGATATTTTTCAAAAGATGAATTATTGACATTAAGAAAATTTGGAAGTAGACTCCAAGGACACCCTGATATGAAAAAACTTCCAGGAATTGAAATTTCAACTGGTTCTCTTGGACAAGGTTTATCAGTTGCAAATGGAATGGCATTAAATGCAAAAGTATTTGATGAAAATTATAGAACTTATGTTATCTTAGGTGATGGAGAAGTTCAAGAAGGGCAAATTTGGGAAGCTGCTATGACTGCTGCTCATTATAAACTTGATAATCTCTGTGCTTTTCTTGATAGTAATAATTTACAAATTGATGGTAATGTTACTGAAATAATGGGAGTAGAGCCATTAGATAAAAAATGGGAAGCATTTGGTTGGAATGTCATCAAAATAGATGGACATGATTTTGAACAAATTCTTTCTGCACTAGATAAAGCAAAAAAGCATAAAGGAAAGCCAACTATGATTATTGCAAAAACTATAAAAGGTAAAGGAGTGTCTTTTATGGAAAATGTTTGTAGTTTTCATGGTGTTGCACCTACACTTGAAGAATTAGAAAGAGCATTGGCTGAATTAGCTTAA
- the rsmA gene encoding 16S rRNA (adenine(1518)-N(6)/adenine(1519)-N(6))-dimethyltransferase RsmA: MEFKHKKKYGQNFLNNKDEILNKIIEVSNINKNDEILEIGPGQGALTSLLIDRVKKVTCVEIDKDLENTLRKKFSSKENYTLIMGDILEVDIGKYINKGTKVVANIPYYITSPIINKIIENKDLIDEAYIMVQKEVGERICAKSGKERGILTLAVEYYGETEYLFTIPREYFNPVPNVDSAFISIKFYKDDRYKNKISEDLFFKYVKAAFSNKRKNIINNLVTLGYLKNRIKEILSQIEISENERAENISIDKFIELINIFEGR; encoded by the coding sequence ATGGAATTTAAACATAAAAAAAAATATGGGCAAAATTTTTTAAATAATAAAGATGAAATTTTAAATAAAATAATTGAAGTTTCAAATATTAATAAAAATGATGAAATTTTGGAGATAGGACCAGGACAGGGAGCTTTAACCTCACTATTGATTGACAGAGTGAAAAAAGTAACTTGTGTTGAAATAGATAAAGATTTAGAAAATACTTTAAGAAAAAAATTTTCTTCAAAAGAAAACTATACTCTTATAATGGGAGATATCTTAGAAGTAGATATAGGAAAATATATAAATAAAGGTACTAAAGTTGTTGCAAATATACCTTATTATATAACATCACCTATAATTAATAAGATTATAGAAAATAAAGATTTAATAGATGAAGCCTATATAATGGTACAAAAGGAAGTTGGAGAAAGAATTTGTGCTAAGTCAGGTAAAGAAAGAGGGATTTTAACATTGGCAGTAGAATACTATGGAGAGACAGAGTATTTATTTACTATTCCAAGAGAATATTTTAATCCTGTACCTAACGTTGATTCTGCTTTTATTTCAATAAAATTTTATAAAGATGATAGGTATAAAAACAAGATTTCAGAAGATTTATTTTTTAAATATGTAAAGGCTGCATTTTCAAATAAAAGAAAAAATATAATAAATAACCTAGTAACATTAGGATATTTAAAGAATAGGATAAAAGAAATATTAAGTCAAATTGAAATATCTGAAAATGAAAGAGCAGAAAATATTTCTATAGATAAATTTATTGAGCTTATAAATATTTTTGAAGGTAGATGA
- a CDS encoding replication-associated recombination protein A, translating to MNLFQKNYKNVEPLAYKLRPKSLDDFVGQEKLLGKDGVITRLILNSTLSNSIFYGPPGCGKSSLGEIISNTLDCNFEKLNATTASVSDIRNVVETARRNIELYNKRTVLFLDEIHRFNKNQQDALLSYTEDGTLTLIGATTENPYYNINNALLSRVMVFEFKALTNDDILKIIDRGLNFLNITMSDKIKEIILDISQGDSRIALNYVEMYNNIHSQMSEDEIFSIFKERQVSFDKKQDKYDMISAFIKSVRGSDPDSAVYWLARLLDGGEDPKYMARRLFIEASEDIGMANPEALLIANAAMNACERIGMPEVRIILAHATIYLAISSKSNSVYEAIDGALDDIKKGELQEVPINICHDNVGYKYPHNYTDNFVKQKYMNKKKKYYKPGNNKNEKMIAEKLNKLWDE from the coding sequence ATGAATTTATTTCAAAAAAATTATAAAAATGTTGAACCTCTTGCATATAAATTACGACCAAAAAGTTTAGATGATTTTGTAGGTCAAGAAAAACTTTTAGGAAAAGATGGAGTTATCACAAGACTAATTCTTAATTCTACTCTATCAAATTCTATTTTCTATGGTCCACCAGGCTGTGGAAAAAGCAGTTTAGGAGAAATTATTTCTAATACTTTGGATTGTAATTTTGAAAAATTAAATGCTACTACTGCAAGTGTTTCTGATATAAGAAATGTAGTTGAAACAGCTAGAAGAAATATAGAACTTTACAATAAAAGGACTGTATTATTTTTAGATGAAATACATAGATTTAATAAAAATCAACAAGATGCTCTACTTTCTTATACAGAAGATGGAACACTTACTCTTATAGGTGCAACAACAGAAAATCCTTATTACAATATAAACAATGCACTACTTTCAAGAGTTATGGTTTTTGAATTTAAAGCTCTTACCAATGACGATATTTTAAAAATAATTGATAGAGGCTTAAATTTTTTAAATATAACTATGAGTGATAAGATAAAAGAAATTATTCTTGATATATCACAAGGAGATTCAAGAATAGCTTTAAATTATGTTGAAATGTACAATAATATACATTCACAGATGAGTGAAGATGAAATTTTTTCTATTTTTAAAGAAAGACAGGTTTCTTTTGACAAAAAACAAGATAAATATGATATGATTTCAGCCTTTATAAAATCTGTTAGAGGTAGCGATCCAGATTCAGCAGTATATTGGCTTGCTAGACTTTTAGATGGTGGAGAAGACCCTAAGTATATGGCAAGAAGACTATTTATTGAAGCTAGTGAAGATATAGGAATGGCAAACCCAGAAGCACTTTTAATAGCAAATGCTGCTATGAATGCTTGTGAAAGAATAGGTATGCCAGAAGTTAGAATAATTTTAGCTCATGCCACTATATATCTTGCAATATCTTCTAAGTCAAATTCTGTTTATGAAGCAATAGATGGAGCATTGGATGATATAAAAAAAGGAGAATTACAAGAAGTTCCAATAAATATATGTCATGATAATGTAGGATATAAATATCCTCATAACTATACTGACAATTTTGTTAAACAAAAATATATGAATAAAAAGAAAAAGTATTATAAACCTGGCAATAATAAAAATGAAAAAATGATAGCTGAAAAATTAAACAAACTATGGGATGAATAG
- a CDS encoding transketolase family protein, which yields MSKKSTRQAYGEALVELGRINNDIVVLDADLSKSTKTDLFKKEFPKRHLNIGIAEADLMGTAAGFATCGRIPFASTFAMFAAGRAFEQIRNTIAYPKLNVKIAPTHAGISVGEDGGSHQSIEDIALMRAIPGMVVLCPCDAVETKKMVFAAAEYNGPVYLRLGRLDVETVLDDNYDFQIGIANTLRDGSDVTIVSTGLLTQEALKAAEELAKENISVRVINCGTIKPLDGETILKAAQETKFIITAEEHSVIGGLGSAVSEFLSEIHPTLVKKLGVYDKFGQSGKGIELLEKYELTAAKLISMVKENLK from the coding sequence ATGAGTAAGAAGTCTACAAGACAAGCTTATGGAGAAGCCTTAGTAGAACTTGGAAGAATAAATAATGATATAGTTGTATTGGATGCTGATTTAAGTAAATCTACAAAAACTGATTTATTTAAAAAAGAATTTCCAAAAAGGCATTTAAATATAGGAATTGCAGAAGCAGACTTAATGGGAACAGCTGCTGGTTTTGCAACTTGTGGAAGAATTCCTTTTGCTTCAACTTTTGCAATGTTTGCCGCTGGTAGAGCTTTTGAACAAATTAGAAATACAATAGCTTATCCAAAATTAAATGTAAAAATTGCACCAACTCATGCTGGTATTTCAGTAGGAGAAGATGGAGGTTCACACCAATCAATAGAAGATATAGCTCTTATGAGAGCAATTCCAGGAATGGTTGTTTTATGTCCTTGTGATGCAGTTGAAACTAAGAAAATGGTTTTTGCTGCTGCTGAATACAATGGACCTGTTTATTTAAGACTTGGAAGATTAGATGTTGAAACTGTGTTAGATGATAATTATGATTTTCAAATTGGTATAGCTAACACTTTAAGAGATGGTAGTGATGTTACAATAGTTTCAACAGGACTTTTAACACAAGAAGCATTAAAAGCTGCTGAGGAGTTAGCAAAAGAAAATATCTCTGTTAGAGTTATAAATTGTGGAACTATTAAACCATTAGATGGAGAAACAATTTTAAAAGCTGCACAAGAAACTAAATTTATAATAACTGCTGAAGAACATTCTGTTATTGGTGGTTTGGGTTCTGCTGTTTCTGAATTTTTATCAGAAATACACCCTACATTAGTTAAAAAATTAGGAGTTTATGATAAATTTGGACAAAGTGGAAAAGGTATAGAACTTTTAGAAAAATATGAACTAACTGCTGCAAAATTAATTTCTATGGTTAAAGAAAATTTAAAGTAA